A genomic stretch from bacterium includes:
- a CDS encoding methyltransferase domain-containing protein, whose translation MRIAYFSPISPIKSGISKYSEDILPYLAKHAEVDLFIDAYQPTNPAITAAFTIHPYIRYYELASRYDMALYHLGNNAYHQYLYPFTLTHPGIIVLHDFILFHLLAGITYVNYNFPEFIIDMETNHGLQGRYAAERFIAGTFSEIDKFQFPMNKTIIESSYGVVVHSEYYQQYIQEHYPHKPVVTIPMSTGEKFDILDQDTKTKLRKQYGFTSDEILIASFGFISPIKHIDIALRAIARLTNEFPNIRYILVGESNKTYDIYREIKELSLEPYVRVTEFVDDQTYYDYLNIADISINLRYPSAGETSLTLHQSFAAGIPTLVSNYRQYAEYPDNCCLKVDLAPNEEEHLVQLLRQLITDETLRHEIGSNARKYVLENCTLEIVAKEYIDFIEEIIHHQPRKSGKTNREMLPLVLENIQQEIDTLDLTPMENSILHEASILIPYRYEKEIKGGVTELLTMKNKKKNWDIAAEEVAKKYDPELSIRIPLVWKWPPNMSGRYIYDFSVVALSLELPVNSLILDVAAGSCWVSEWLHQLGYRTVAFDISPTQLKYGKRRFESNPRLYKEFWYGFVCADGEQLPFADSTFDGVVCLNSLHHMPNFQKVLNELSRILKPEGKAVFSEPGAMHGDSELSKREMQEFGTLEKSVDIDEIYQLAIQAGFKKMTIKPVVYPDVMGYSYQEWQYVEQLHPDAIKQFTTCYAVHVRNTHPIFILHKSESVVYDSRRPRILKAEIKEVNVPQRIKRNEPITITARIKNIGDTIWLHQESPFGGYVRFGVKLVSLTGQLLQAVKQQSLEKDIHPGEEFKITVETAIDFEPGKYALKFDMVDEQLCWFADCGSKEYFQSIEII comes from the coding sequence ATGCGAATCGCTTATTTCAGTCCAATATCTCCGATAAAATCTGGCATCTCGAAATATAGCGAAGATATACTCCCGTATCTTGCGAAACATGCGGAAGTAGACTTGTTTATTGATGCTTATCAGCCAACAAATCCGGCGATAACCGCTGCATTTACCATTCATCCCTATATCCGGTACTATGAACTTGCGTCTCGATACGATATGGCACTATACCATCTCGGCAATAATGCGTATCATCAGTATCTCTATCCCTTCACGCTAACCCATCCGGGGATAATTGTCTTACATGATTTCATTCTGTTTCATCTTCTTGCGGGAATAACCTATGTTAACTACAATTTTCCTGAGTTTATCATTGATATGGAAACCAACCACGGATTGCAAGGACGTTATGCAGCAGAACGATTTATTGCTGGTACGTTCAGTGAAATAGATAAATTCCAGTTCCCGATGAATAAAACGATTATCGAATCGAGTTATGGCGTTGTCGTGCATAGTGAGTATTATCAACAATATATTCAAGAACATTATCCGCATAAACCGGTAGTAACGATTCCGATGAGTACCGGGGAAAAATTTGATATTCTCGACCAGGACACTAAAACGAAATTACGTAAACAATATGGATTTACCTCGGATGAAATTCTCATAGCTTCATTTGGGTTCATCAGTCCGATTAAACATATTGATATCGCATTACGTGCGATAGCGCGATTAACCAACGAGTTTCCCAATATCCGTTATATTCTCGTTGGGGAAAGTAATAAAACCTATGATATCTATCGCGAGATTAAAGAATTATCGCTTGAACCGTATGTTCGGGTAACAGAATTTGTTGACGACCAAACCTATTATGATTACCTGAATATTGCGGATATCAGTATCAATTTGCGATATCCGAGTGCGGGAGAAACGTCATTAACGTTACATCAGAGTTTTGCGGCAGGGATTCCGACACTGGTTTCGAATTATCGGCAGTATGCAGAATATCCGGACAACTGTTGTCTTAAAGTAGATTTAGCCCCGAATGAAGAAGAACATCTGGTGCAATTATTACGGCAGCTTATCACCGATGAAACGTTACGGCATGAAATCGGGAGCAATGCACGGAAGTATGTTTTGGAAAACTGTACTTTAGAAATCGTCGCAAAAGAATATATTGATTTTATCGAAGAGATTATCCATCATCAACCACGGAAATCAGGAAAAACGAACCGAGAGATGCTCCCGCTTGTATTAGAAAACATTCAACAAGAAATCGATACCCTTGATCTAACTCCGATGGAGAATTCGATTCTCCACGAAGCATCAATTTTGATACCTTATCGTTATGAAAAAGAAATAAAAGGTGGTGTCACAGAATTATTAACTATGAAAAACAAGAAAAAAAATTGGGATATTGCCGCAGAAGAAGTAGCAAAAAAATACGACCCGGAATTATCGATTCGGATTCCGCTAGTTTGGAAATGGCCACCGAACATGAGCGGGCGGTATATCTATGATTTCAGCGTGGTTGCGCTCAGTTTGGAGTTGCCAGTGAATAGTCTTATTCTAGATGTTGCCGCAGGTTCCTGTTGGGTTTCAGAATGGCTCCATCAACTCGGATATCGAACCGTAGCATTTGATATTTCACCGACGCAACTGAAATATGGAAAACGACGGTTTGAATCTAACCCGAGGTTATATAAAGAATTCTGGTATGGGTTCGTTTGTGCCGATGGAGAACAACTCCCCTTTGCTGATAGTACTTTTGACGGAGTGGTTTGTCTCAATTCGTTACATCACATGCCGAATTTCCAGAAGGTATTAAATGAATTATCGCGTATCCTCAAACCCGAGGGGAAAGCGGTATTTTCAGAACCGGGCGCTATGCATGGCGATTCAGAGTTATCGAAACGGGAAATGCAAGAGTTCGGTACGCTTGAAAAAAGCGTTGATATCGATGAGATATATCAATTAGCGATACAAGCTGGATTTAAAAAGATGACAATTAAACCAGTAGTATATCCTGATGTGATGGGATATTCATATCAAGAATGGCAATATGTAGAACAGTTACATCCGGACGCTATAAAACAATTTACAACCTGTTATGCGGTTCATGTTAGAAACACGCATCCGATATTTATTTTGCATAAAAGCGAATCGGTAGTTTATGATAGTCGTCGTCCAAGGATACTGAAAGCGGAAATAAAAGAAGTTAACGTTCCGCAGCGGATTAAACGCAACGAACCAATTACCATCACCGCTCGAATTAAAAATATCGGGGATACGATCTGGCTCCATCAGGAATCACCGTTCGGTGGATACGTTCGGTTTGGCGTTAAATTAGTTTCACTCACCGGACAATTGCTGCAAGCAGTGAAACAGCAATCGCTAGAAAAAGATATTCATCCGGGAGAAGAGTTCAAGATTACCGTTGAAACTGCTATTGATTTTGAACCTGGCAAGTATGCATTAAAATTCGATATGGTTGATGAACAGTTATGTTGGTTCGCAGATTGCGGGTCGAAAGAATATTTCCAGAGTATCGAAATTATATAG
- a CDS encoding glycosyltransferase family 39 protein, whose translation MYNSAKLPTYCLFSIFVIITIFAVIYGERIGSYDGVEYYVYLRSFVFDRDVDFENDYALLGNPPPATAFPLTVTGRKQNHMSVGPAILWSPFFLLAHAIVLLLNLFGAKIPANGISGMYTNFVLLGSVLYSFAAFYLIYLFCQKYYAKWIAFISVISIWLGSFMIYYTIFEPFYSHTTSLFAITIFIYYWNATRNKSRTIAQWCMLGVFSGIMILVRWQNGIFMLIPALESILEYYQSLKRKNQTAFLHLLKGNLAFLLIVAVLSLPQLIVWKILYGNYFVVPQGKFFVQWDKPNIPEIFFASRNGLFSWSPITLFATFGFFLFYKRDKTLMCYLLLGYLAMSYVNSAVGQWWGGGGYGARRFDSIIPIFALGLAAGLETTGKWFNRKFWIVSGILLAGLMYWNLWFMREFRLCRIPHGESVRLTEIFARKVWKPIQYFGYPFSFPANYIFSIKYDVPPSYYDIVVGKYLDFLDGSLNGTIEFYSIDKEFLKSGWADPQYYYDIPVRWSIGSESSLFVYLYEPKTYLVKIHVIPFYYPDSPEQSVQVIVNKKSVTTLKLANQWQEYVFDIPREVWRRGVNVIQFKYGYTAVPKQVLQDSADDRPLAVCWHYMFFLPK comes from the coding sequence ATGTACAACTCGGCCAAGCTACCAACCTATTGTCTCTTTTCCATTTTCGTTATCATAACCATATTTGCGGTTATCTATGGTGAACGTATCGGAAGCTACGATGGCGTCGAATATTACGTTTATCTCCGTTCATTTGTCTTTGACCGGGATGTTGATTTTGAGAACGACTATGCGCTGCTCGGCAATCCTCCGCCGGCAACTGCGTTCCCGTTAACTGTTACTGGTAGGAAACAAAACCATATGTCAGTCGGTCCCGCAATACTCTGGTCACCGTTCTTCCTGCTCGCTCATGCAATCGTGCTATTGCTAAACCTATTCGGCGCAAAAATACCTGCGAATGGTATCAGTGGCATGTATACAAATTTCGTTCTCTTGGGAAGTGTTCTGTATAGTTTTGCTGCATTCTATTTAATTTACCTATTCTGTCAGAAATATTATGCCAAGTGGATAGCATTCATTTCGGTTATTTCCATCTGGCTAGGTTCGTTTATGATTTATTATACAATCTTCGAACCATTCTACTCACATACCACGTCGTTATTTGCGATAACTATCTTTATCTATTACTGGAACGCTACACGAAACAAATCGCGCACGATTGCCCAATGGTGTATGCTTGGTGTATTCTCCGGAATTATGATATTAGTCCGCTGGCAGAATGGGATTTTTATGCTTATCCCGGCGCTTGAATCCATCTTAGAATATTATCAATCGCTGAAACGGAAAAACCAGACAGCGTTTTTGCATTTATTAAAAGGAAATCTCGCTTTTCTGCTTATCGTTGCCGTATTATCCTTACCGCAACTTATCGTCTGGAAAATTTTATACGGCAATTATTTCGTTGTTCCACAAGGGAAATTTTTCGTACAATGGGATAAACCGAATATTCCGGAAATCTTTTTTGCATCGCGGAACGGTCTGTTTTCCTGGTCACCGATAACCTTATTCGCTACGTTCGGGTTCTTCTTATTCTACAAACGGGATAAAACCCTGATGTGTTATTTACTACTCGGATATCTAGCGATGAGTTATGTGAATAGTGCGGTAGGACAATGGTGGGGTGGTGGCGGATACGGTGCACGACGGTTCGATAGTATCATACCGATATTTGCGCTCGGATTAGCTGCAGGGCTAGAAACTACCGGAAAATGGTTCAACCGCAAATTCTGGATAGTTTCTGGCATACTCCTCGCTGGTTTAATGTATTGGAACCTATGGTTTATGCGGGAATTTCGGCTCTGCAGGATTCCCCATGGCGAATCAGTTCGGTTAACCGAAATTTTCGCTCGGAAAGTATGGAAACCGATACAATATTTCGGGTATCCATTTTCATTTCCTGCAAATTACATTTTCAGTATCAAATACGATGTTCCGCCAAGTTATTATGATATTGTTGTTGGGAAATATCTCGATTTTCTTGATGGTTCCCTCAACGGTACGATTGAATTCTATTCGATTGATAAAGAATTTCTGAAATCCGGTTGGGCTGACCCACAATATTATTACGATATTCCAGTTCGCTGGTCGATTGGATCGGAATCGAGTCTATTCGTTTATCTCTATGAGCCCAAAACCTATCTGGTTAAAATCCACGTTATCCCATTTTATTATCCTGATTCACCTGAGCAATCAGTTCAGGTTATTGTAAACAAGAAATCCGTTACCACCTTGAAATTAGCGAATCAATGGCAAGAATATGTTTTTGATATACCACGGGAAGTATGGCGTCGGGGAGTCAATGTTATCCAATTCAAATACGGTTATACTGCGGTTCCGAAACAGGTCTTACAAGATAGTGCGGATGACCGACCACTAGCGGTATGCTGGCATTATATGTTCTTCTTGCCGAAATGA
- a CDS encoding L,D-transpeptidase produces MKPKHSQLTLIGIFVFFAYILSLAEPEEENADTTKIIIIRSTNTLCLYINDSIAKTYRIAVGKTDTPTPLGNFRIVNKVVNPSWYPLGKDPIPPKVASNPVGTRWLGLSVKGYGIHGTNQPSSIGKMVSKGCIRMRNKDVEELFPLVSIGTSVEIIDKPEPIDTSGREPQYVADSEIRPILLATAVLIQ; encoded by the coding sequence ATGAAACCGAAACATTCCCAACTAACTTTAATTGGAATATTCGTTTTCTTTGCATATATCCTTAGTTTAGCTGAACCGGAAGAAGAAAATGCGGATACCACCAAAATCATCATTATCCGGTCAACCAATACGTTATGTCTCTATATCAACGATAGTATAGCGAAGACCTATCGTATTGCCGTTGGGAAAACGGATACCCCGACGCCGCTCGGGAATTTTCGTATCGTTAATAAAGTCGTTAATCCTAGCTGGTATCCGCTGGGAAAAGATCCTATTCCGCCGAAAGTCGCTTCAAATCCGGTTGGTACCCGCTGGCTCGGATTAAGTGTAAAAGGATATGGAATCCATGGAACGAATCAGCCGAGTTCGATTGGGAAAATGGTGTCGAAAGGATGTATTCGGATGAGAAATAAAGATGTAGAAGAGTTGTTTCCATTGGTTAGTATCGGGACTTCGGTCGAAATTATTGATAAACCAGAACCCATAGACACAAGCGGACGAGAACCACAGTATGTAGCTGATTCCGAGATTCGGCCAATCTTATTAGCGACCGCTGTGTTAATCCAATAA
- a CDS encoding rRNA pseudouridine synthase, whose translation MVERLQKYIARCGVCSRRKAEELIATGRVRVDGQLITQLGYCIEPNQAEVRIDNQVIRPPDTKVYLILNKPKGYITTVTDPHSRKTVYHLLPKLKERIFPVGRLDTDTEGLLLFTNDGELANRLLHPRYGVTKKYLVTIHGELDWQTARAIERGIRLKDGKTAPAKVRVMRRSRTMTLLELEISEGKKRQIRRMFFAVGHPVLKLIRIQFGPLSLGTLKPGQYRFLNKTEINNLTNSFRH comes from the coding sequence ATGGTAGAACGATTACAGAAATATATCGCCCGTTGCGGGGTATGTTCTCGCCGAAAAGCGGAAGAATTAATCGCTACCGGTCGAGTCCGAGTTGATGGACAACTTATCACTCAGTTGGGATATTGTATTGAACCAAACCAAGCAGAAGTGAGGATAGATAATCAAGTTATCCGCCCGCCAGATACTAAAGTTTATTTAATCTTAAATAAACCGAAAGGATATATCACTACGGTTACTGACCCACATAGCAGAAAAACCGTATATCACTTACTCCCGAAATTGAAAGAGCGGATTTTCCCTGTCGGGCGGCTTGATACGGATACAGAAGGATTACTCCTATTTACGAACGACGGAGAACTAGCGAACCGACTTCTCCATCCGCGCTATGGTGTTACAAAGAAATATCTGGTTACGATTCACGGTGAGTTGGATTGGCAAACCGCTCGCGCTATAGAACGAGGAATTAGATTAAAAGATGGCAAAACCGCACCTGCAAAAGTTCGAGTTATGCGCCGATCGCGAACAATGACCCTATTAGAACTCGAAATTTCGGAAGGGAAAAAACGGCAGATTCGACGCATGTTTTTCGCGGTTGGACATCCGGTATTGAAACTTATTCGGATTCAGTTCGGTCCCTTGTCTCTAGGCACCTTAAAACCAGGACAATACCGATTTCTCAATAAAACTGAAATTAATAATCTGACGAATTCTTTCCGGCATTAG
- a CDS encoding histone deacetylase, translating to MAKLKIQRLWTQSILLAGLILLFGFWYFLLSYKIICYNNENIKINGRKNRELRVEEAGTKGFFTPQISPLKSDIMVTFIYSNNYYCDIGEHVFPMEKYRMIYETLMNKKLVPPHAVLEPQPATYDQLQLVHTEPYLNDLLNLRWTYRTMYSELPLTKQIVDAYFLAAGGTILAARKAIETNGIGVNIGGGFHHAFADHAEGFCYINDIAVAIRVMQYENKIKTAFVIDCDLHQGNGTAHIFLHDDTVFTFSIHQENNYPIKQKSDLDIGLDDFANDSVYLAAMQTVIPKQIDAFNPDLIVYVAGADPYEHDQLGKLKLTMDGLRHRDDLVTDYCRKKKIPLVIVLAGGYAVSVKDTVRIHVNTCKSALGIK from the coding sequence ATGGCAAAACTCAAAATCCAACGTTTGTGGACACAGTCAATTCTCTTGGCAGGATTGATTTTATTGTTTGGATTTTGGTATTTCTTATTATCCTATAAGATTATATGTTATAATAATGAAAATATCAAGATTAACGGTAGAAAGAATCGAGAATTGAGAGTCGAGGAAGCAGGAACAAAAGGATTCTTCACCCCTCAAATCTCGCCGCTCAAATCTGACATTATGGTAACATTCATCTATTCAAACAACTATTATTGCGATATCGGCGAACATGTTTTCCCGATGGAAAAATATCGTATGATTTACGAAACGTTGATGAACAAGAAGCTGGTTCCGCCACATGCGGTCTTAGAACCCCAACCAGCGACCTATGACCAACTCCAACTGGTTCATACCGAACCATATTTAAACGATTTACTTAACTTGCGCTGGACATATCGCACGATGTATTCCGAACTACCGTTAACTAAACAGATTGTCGATGCATATTTCCTCGCAGCTGGCGGGACGATTCTCGCTGCTCGAAAAGCGATTGAAACCAACGGTATTGGAGTTAATATCGGCGGTGGATTCCATCATGCGTTTGCAGACCATGCGGAAGGATTCTGTTATATCAACGATATTGCGGTCGCGATTCGCGTGATGCAATATGAGAACAAAATTAAAACAGCGTTCGTTATCGATTGTGACCTCCATCAGGGCAACGGTACCGCACATATTTTCCTACACGACGATACCGTATTCACCTTTTCAATTCATCAGGAGAACAATTATCCGATCAAACAGAAAAGCGATTTAGATATCGGATTAGACGATTTTGCGAATGATTCGGTATATCTAGCGGCAATGCAAACGGTTATCCCAAAACAGATTGATGCGTTTAACCCTGACCTGATTGTGTATGTAGCTGGCGCTGACCCTTATGAACATGACCAGCTCGGAAAATTGAAACTTACCATGGATGGACTGCGACATCGGGATGACTTAGTAACGGATTATTGCCGAAAGAAAAAAATACCACTGGTAATTGTTCTCGCTGGTGGATATGCGGTTTCAGTTAAGGATACGGTTCGTATCCACGTTAACACCTGCAAATCTGCGCTCGGGATAAAATAG
- a CDS encoding fibronectin type III domain-containing protein: MDNSLQCKIVLIVSYCIAITLSFAQNNSDIMFRFYGTEPGMIIEVSRGPAQKLYQRFTGKSDSWSQREQTKSIILALLEGPTLDEQKSGLRSAIPVGTKLNSLDIKDGIVYADFSKELVSQGFSDVQVDEISDQFRVALHNVTGLTGFIYTIEGKSPAYYYPDTKHLREQLDRAQGTTFTGEKPARVTFAGGGPVNTSRVVPIPTNGLAGKNIFVSAGHGWYHNGTNWVLQRPYLYTMNEDYSNAATVNLFMIPMLQNAGAYVLTARERDTQIREIVVDNADGSSNPNNGTYTETGSWSHDTPNTGFANGYSPYTSGINPFSLGSTRLATVAVTETARAVWTPNIPVAGNYAVYVSYNRGTTRAPDARYFVHHSGGTTQFIVDQRVNGRTWVYLGTFYFDTGRNSATAAVVLTNVSTTAGTTVSADAVRFGGGVGLITRGTSTSGRYKYTEGAKYYAQYVGAPATTVYDLFSYSDYSSDYSLRGEFANWYSGAPNGPNGYRSDPGQGIPIDAMVTFHSDAGVYPTSIHGSLSIWYLYDQYGLDTFPDGRSRQLSYSLTTCIHNQTLSDLRALYTSTWREYAIWNSNYAEARRPNCPSVLLESFSHENMNDMMYALDPQFRHDLARATYKGILRFLAAQDGRTPVVLPLPPKDFRVINIGDGTLRLTWSATTDPLEPTATPTGYVVYRSLDGKGFDNGTLSSSTTIVISGLLPNTIYYFKVTAYNSGGESFPTEVLAARTRVGSTADILVVNGFERISRPEVNADTTGFPREDPGVWPLFNAPLIGQQTAFVVQTASRHGQGNNIYANYQELGNSFDYIIQHGKAIANAGYWFDSASKKAVENGFTQLTSYTVVDWICGEQHVVTPPLMELTYTGYPDRMTNKFKTFDANLQSKISTYLSLGKHLFISGSDIAWDLDGAPYASSSDRTFLNNIIKADFGTNDTQSGFEIIIDNGTSGYSDYGNWTTGTTASGKYGTDYRWALTTTGMSNATAIWRPTFPQSGVYQVYVWYSQGSNRASNAPYTVYYYSGMTTLYINQQIGGGQWNLLGSFTFSSGTSGYIALTNSAASSVVIADAVRFEPVYQVQGVVGSIFNGLTGIAFDNGTYGIYGVDQPDGIIPTTGAATSMIYSATTAVAGIQYAPAVGGRIVYLAFPFETIISETARNTVMSRILNFLFTGVPIELSRFELSAAK; the protein is encoded by the coding sequence ATGGATAATTCATTGCAATGTAAAATTGTGCTCATTGTATCTTATTGTATCGCAATCACTTTGAGTTTCGCACAGAATAATTCGGATATCATGTTCCGGTTCTACGGAACCGAACCTGGGATGATAATTGAAGTATCCCGCGGTCCGGCACAAAAATTATACCAACGGTTTACCGGAAAATCGGACTCATGGTCGCAACGTGAACAAACGAAAAGTATTATCCTGGCATTGCTCGAAGGACCAACATTAGATGAACAGAAATCCGGCCTTCGTTCAGCGATTCCTGTGGGAACGAAATTGAACTCACTGGATATTAAAGACGGGATAGTTTATGCTGATTTTTCAAAAGAATTGGTTAGTCAAGGATTTAGTGATGTGCAGGTAGATGAGATTTCTGACCAATTTCGCGTTGCGTTGCATAATGTTACCGGTCTAACCGGGTTTATTTATACTATCGAAGGGAAATCCCCAGCATATTATTATCCGGATACGAAACACCTGCGAGAACAACTTGACCGAGCACAAGGAACTACTTTTACAGGTGAAAAACCAGCAAGGGTTACATTCGCTGGTGGTGGACCGGTCAATACTTCCCGAGTCGTTCCGATCCCGACGAATGGACTCGCTGGGAAAAATATTTTTGTTTCCGCTGGGCATGGCTGGTATCATAACGGAACGAATTGGGTGTTGCAACGACCGTATTTATATACTATGAATGAAGATTATTCAAATGCAGCGACCGTGAATCTGTTTATGATTCCGATGCTGCAGAATGCGGGTGCGTACGTTTTAACCGCTCGGGAACGGGATACGCAAATTCGTGAAATTGTAGTAGATAACGCAGATGGTAGTAGTAATCCCAATAATGGAACCTATACGGAAACCGGCTCGTGGTCACATGATACACCTAATACCGGATTCGCTAACGGATATTCACCATATACCAGCGGGATAAATCCTTTTTCGCTTGGGTCAACCCGGCTCGCTACCGTTGCGGTAACCGAAACCGCTCGAGCGGTCTGGACTCCGAATATCCCTGTTGCTGGGAACTATGCGGTGTATGTTTCATATAATCGAGGAACAACACGTGCACCAGATGCACGGTATTTCGTTCACCATAGCGGCGGGACTACGCAGTTTATCGTCGACCAACGAGTTAATGGGAGAACTTGGGTCTATCTAGGTACATTCTATTTCGATACCGGTCGGAATAGCGCTACCGCAGCTGTGGTATTAACTAATGTTTCAACGACAGCCGGAACTACCGTTTCTGCGGATGCGGTGCGGTTCGGTGGTGGAGTAGGATTAATCACTCGCGGAACCAGCACCAGTGGACGTTATAAATATACTGAAGGTGCGAAATATTATGCGCAATATGTTGGTGCACCAGCGACTACGGTATACGATCTATTTTCATATAGCGATTATAGTTCCGATTATTCATTGCGTGGCGAATTTGCAAATTGGTATAGCGGTGCACCGAACGGACCGAACGGGTATCGGAGCGACCCAGGTCAAGGGATTCCGATAGATGCGATGGTAACCTTTCATAGCGATGCGGGAGTATATCCAACTTCAATACACGGCTCGTTAAGTATCTGGTATTTATATGACCAATATGGATTAGATACTTTTCCGGATGGAAGAAGTCGGCAATTGAGTTATTCACTAACCACCTGTATTCACAATCAGACATTATCTGATTTACGTGCGTTATATACCAGTACTTGGCGGGAATATGCTATTTGGAATTCGAATTATGCTGAAGCGCGAAGACCCAATTGTCCTTCGGTTCTCCTCGAAAGTTTCTCGCATGAAAATATGAATGATATGATGTATGCGCTCGACCCGCAGTTCCGGCACGACCTAGCTCGCGCGACCTATAAAGGGATACTCCGGTTTTTAGCGGCACAAGATGGCAGAACCCCGGTCGTTCTACCGTTGCCACCGAAAGATTTCCGCGTGATCAATATCGGCGATGGAACGCTCCGATTAACTTGGTCAGCAACGACCGATCCGCTGGAACCGACTGCTACTCCGACCGGTTATGTGGTATACCGTAGTCTTGATGGAAAAGGGTTCGATAACGGAACCTTAAGCAGTTCAACGACCATCGTTATTTCAGGTCTATTGCCAAACACGATCTATTATTTTAAAGTTACCGCATATAATTCCGGCGGTGAAAGTTTTCCGACCGAAGTTCTCGCTGCACGAACCCGAGTTGGGAGCACTGCGGATATTCTGGTAGTAAACGGATTCGAACGAATCAGTCGGCCGGAAGTAAATGCGGATACAACCGGATTCCCGCGCGAAGACCCTGGAGTCTGGCCATTGTTCAATGCACCGTTGATTGGTCAGCAGACCGCCTTTGTTGTTCAAACCGCATCACGACACGGGCAGGGGAATAATATCTATGCGAATTACCAGGAGTTAGGGAATTCGTTCGATTATATCATCCAGCATGGGAAAGCGATTGCGAATGCCGGATATTGGTTCGATTCCGCATCGAAGAAAGCGGTTGAAAATGGGTTTACGCAGTTAACCAGTTATACCGTCGTCGACTGGATCTGTGGCGAACAGCATGTAGTTACCCCGCCATTGATGGAGTTAACATATACCGGATATCCCGACCGAATGACCAATAAGTTTAAAACATTCGATGCCAATCTCCAGAGTAAAATAAGCACCTATTTATCGTTGGGTAAACATCTATTCATTTCTGGGTCGGATATTGCGTGGGATTTAGATGGTGCACCGTATGCCAGTTCTTCTGACCGAACGTTTCTCAATAATATTATTAAAGCTGATTTTGGAACGAATGATACGCAATCCGGTTTTGAAATTATTATTGATAACGGAACCAGCGGATATTCTGATTACGGAAACTGGACTACCGGCACGACAGCTTCGGGCAAATATGGTACGGATTATCGCTGGGCGTTAACCACCACCGGCATGTCAAATGCAACAGCGATATGGCGCCCGACATTTCCGCAATCCGGGGTTTATCAGGTTTATGTATGGTATTCACAAGGGAGTAATCGAGCATCGAACGCACCGTATACCGTTTATTATTATTCCGGCATGACCACGTTGTATATCAATCAACAGATCGGTGGCGGGCAATGGAATCTGTTAGGGTCATTTACCTTCAGTAGCGGGACGAGCGGATATATTGCTTTAACGAATTCAGCTGCGTCGAGTGTAGTTATCGCTGATGCGGTTCGATTTGAACCGGTGTATCAGGTGCAAGGAGTAGTGGGCAGTATTTTTAATGGATTAACCGGAATAGCGTTTGATAATGGAACCTATGGCATTTATGGCGTAGACCAACCGGATGGAATTATTCCTACAACCGGTGCAGCAACCAGTATGATATATAGTGCTACTACTGCGGTTGCCGGCATCCAATATGCACCAGCAGTCGGTGGGAGAATTGTTTATTTAGCGTTTCCGTTTGAAACCATTATTTCGGAAACAGCACGAAACACAGTGATGTCCCGTATTCTGAATTTCTTATTCACCGGCGTCCCGATAGAGTTATCCCGATTCGAATTATCGGCAGCTAAATAA